The DNA sequence ATAAAAAAAAATTGCGTATGCTGACGTTGTTTTTACAGACCCGCCGTAATGTTCTATTTCGCTTTCAAGGCTAATTCCATGCACGCTATGAATACGTATGGTTATCGTTTTACCTGACCATATTGAACAGATTGTGCCACAGGCCTGAGCAGAATAGTGCGTTATCTATTCTGTCATCCCTCTCCTTCCCGGGATGATCCATGGATAACCATGTAACAATGGTGAGAAAACTGGAGCTTGAGACAGGCATTCTGATACTGTCAGAGGATGAGATAGAGGGATTCCTGGAGAGGACAGTTACACCCATAGAAATGTCTGGGAAGGCAGACAATCCCAGGAGATACATCGGCAGGAGAGTCTACGTTATAATTACGAAAAACGAAGGACCTTCAGGTCGGACAGAAAAAAGGAATAGTGTCCCCCACTCGTCATTTCATGCTGACTCCAGAGGATAATTAATTTGAGCAGCCCAATGGCGAATTTATACCAATAGTTTCGCTCCCTCCGGCAGCATGCGAAAAATGCGACGGTGAATAATTATTATACTGTCAAACATTTGCACTGTGATGATAGATGTAAAGCTCCTGAGGGAGAACCCGCAGATGTTCTATGATTCCTGCAGGAAGAGGTTTTTCGACACCTCTATACTGGACAGATTTTTCGCGCTTGACCAGTCGTGGCGTGATATGCTGAAAGAGATAAATGATCTCAAGCACGAGAAGAACCAGCTCACTGAGGCTATATCCAGGGGCGTTAAGGGCAAGCTGGACGTGGAGAGCGAAAAAAGCAGGGTCAAGGGGCTTAACGTAACTATATCTGAACTTGAGGCAAAACAGAAGGAAATATCAGAAGAGAGGGACGGTGTGTTGAGGCTTATCCCTAACCTGCTGTATAGAGATGTACCCGTATGCAGAGGGGATGAAAACAACGCACTGGTTAAATACGTCGGACACGCAAGGGTATACAGGGATGATGTTGGCACATTCCTCAGAGACTCCGGCAATTCCAGTGACTATGAGGTGATTGAATCAAAACCTGCGAGTCACGTTGACATGATACGGGATCTTGATCTCGTTGACCTGGATCGGGCAGGGAAGATATCCGGTGCAAGATTCTTCTTCATAAAGAACAGGTTGTTCAAGATAGAGCAGGCATTGATAAACTATGCAACAGACTTCCTTGCGGAGAGAGGATTCACGGTGCTTGAGCCACCCCTCATGATAAACTATGAGTCCATGGCTGGAGCCACAGACATCGAAACCTTCAAGGACTCTCTGTACAAGATAGAGGGAGAGGATCTTTACCTCATCGCAACATCAGAGCATGCAATAGCTGCGATGCTCAAGGATGAAATTCTTGGAGAGGATGAACTTCCGTCAAGGGTCGCAGGCGCATCACAGTGCTTCAGGAGAGAGGCAGGGGCACACGGAAAGGACACGAAGGGAATATTCAGGGTTCACCAGTTCAACAAGGTCGAGCAGTTCATATTCTGTAAGCCTGAGGATTCATGGGATTACTTTGCAGAAATCCTGGCAAACAGCGAGAAAATATACCAGAACCTGGGAATACCCTACCGCGTAGTTAACGTCTGTTCAGGGGAGCTTGGTTATCTTGCAGAGAAGAAATATGACATGGAGGCATGGTTCCCGTCGCAGGGTAAATTCAGGGAAATAGTTTCCATTTCAAATGACACGGATTACCAGGCCAGGTCACTGGGAATAAAGTACAGGACAAAAGACGGAAACAGGTATGTTAACACACTCAACGGGACCGCCATAGCAACAAAGAGGATACTTGTCGCGATAATGGAAAATTTCCAGTATGATGACGGAAAGGCATTCAAGGTACCGGATGCTCTTGTCCCATACACAGGATTCGACAGTGTCAGCAATCAGGCTTGAATTGTGTACAAGAATCCCTCAATTTCTCTTCACAGAGATTTTTAGCTGATGGCTTCTGGGAAATTCCCTGTCTGCTATATCCCTGATCAACTTTGGCAGATCAGTTTCATTGCAGGAAAAGGACCTGTGATCAAAGCCATCTTCCACAACCTCGACCTGTTCCGCGCTGGCCAGCCTGACCACCACTGCCCGGTCTTTCTTGAAGCTGAGAATTTTTATCTCAAGGGGCGGCTTATTTTTTCCTATAAGGCCGGAAACGACCCTTGCGATGTTATTCCTTGGCGCGATCATTGCAAGTTATCATTCCTGCCCTGTATAAAAGGGGTTCCCAACTCTGCCACAGGATGGATGCGATTCGGTAATTGTGAAGCATTAAAGTATGGCTACCAGCATTACTCCTTCAACTATTTTGTAAAGTTGTCAAAAAGGAAAAATTTGATTCGTCGTGTTGTAATACCGGTATAACATAAATGGGAATTACGTCAAGGGTTGGAGACTTTGTAGGCCAGATTATCGAAAGAACACTGATGGAAGAGATAAGCCGGAGCAGCGTTCCGAATCACCTTGGAATTATTACAGACGGGAACAGGAGGTATGCCATGGCCCTTGGGATTAGCACTGACGAGGGGCATGTCGCGGGCAAGAATAAGCTAGAAGATGTACTGGACTGGTGCAGGGAGATTGGAATAAAGGTAGTAACGGTTTATGCCTTTTCCACGGAGAATTTCAGGAGAGACAAGAACGAGGTCAGCTTCCTCTTCCAGCTCATCAACCAGAGCCTCATTGACCTCATGAATGACGATCGGGTGAAAAGATACCACATAGGCGTGAAGGTTATCGGTGAGAAGATAAACCTGCCGGATTTTCTTGTGAAAACCATCGGGGAAGTGGAGGCCGCCACATCTTCAAACAGGGATTTCCTGCTCAACCTTGCCATCGGGTATGGCGGCAGGGAGGAGATCATAAATGCCGTCAGGAGGATACTGACAGACGGTATCAAGGGCAAGCTAGGGCCATTAGACATAACCGAGGCTAAATTCAGGGAATATCTCTATGACGGAAGTACTCCGGACCCGGACCTTATTCTGCGTACCAGCGGGGAAGAGCGCGTATCAAATTTCCTTATCTGGCAGAGTGCATATTCTGAACTTTACTTCACCGATGTTTACTGGCCTGAATTCAGGAAGGTCGATTTCCTCAAAGCCATAAAATCATACCAGATGAGGAAGCGAAGGTTTGGTGAATAATTGTTTCTTGCTTTCGACGACACCGATTCCAGGAAAGGAATGTGCACCACATACCTTATGGCCAGGTTCCTTTCCCAAACCGGTTATTCCATAGTCGGATTTCCGAAGCTTGTACGGTTGAACCCGAACATCAGGCACAAGACAAGGGGAAACGGTGCTCTTTGTGTCCAGCTTGGCATAAATGGCAGTGGAAAAAGCACACGGATAGGGGAATTCAATGGAAATCCCATATATTCATATGATACAGCCGAGAAGATCAGTGATCCAGATGTGCTGATGAAGGATGTCATTGATCTTGTAAACCAGTATGCGCAGACATGGGAAGAGGATACAAATCCGGGGATAGTGATCATGGAACACCGGCCGCCAGAAGGGCTTTACAGGAAAGCACTTGCCAGGGAGATTGAAATAGGAGACGTTGAGGAAGTCCTGCGCAACGAAAGTGCCGTATTTTACAAGATTAAGAACGGCAGGGGGATCATCGGTTCGGCCGCAGCAATTTCTTGGCCGATGCAATCAGTAACCTATGAATGCATCTCTTACCGATACCCAAATTATTCGCCACTCGGCCATGAAAGGAAAATGGAAATTGCAGAATACGCTGATTCATTTCCACATTCATTCAACAATATAGACAGGGAAAATGACTATGCTGCCATATTTCCAAGGGAGAGGACACCGGTGATATACGGTATTCGTTCAGAAGTACCTGACGGACTTCTGGATTTCTCTGATCATCTTGACTCATCATTTAATTTACGTCCCGAGGGCAAGGTGGTTTACGCAACAAACCAGGGTACTGATGACCATATCGTCCGCGATCCGGCTGATATTGACGAACTTGGTTCGTACAGCATTGAGGGAAGCGTTACAGAAAATCCATCTGTTATTGAGGGGGGACATTACTTTTCCTCCATGCGTTACGGAACGTCGGAAATACGCATGGCTGCATTCGAGCCTACAAAATCATTCAGGAGGGTTTTTTCATTGCTGCGCGTGGGCGATCTCATCAGGGTTTACGGTTCATTCGTGGACAATGCGCTTCACGTGGAGAAGATGCAGGTCATTGCACTGTCCAGGCAGTTCGTCAGGGTCTTGCCGGATTGCCCGTATTGCGGATCACACATGCACACGAAGGGAAAGGACGATTTCCGTTGTACAGAGTGCGGAACAAAGGTCAGGTACCCGGATTATGCGGAACAGAAGCGGGAACTTTCACCTGGATTGTACGACGTGCCGGTAATGGCAAGGAGGCATCTTTCGAAGCCGTTTGACATCGAATACCAGAAAGAGGTGCTGCAATGATCTGCATCAGCGGCATTCCCGGCACGGGGAAGAGCACCCTGTGCAGGAAGCTTAACGAAATCGGGATAAAATGCATCTCTGCAAACGATGAGGCGGCCAGGCTGGATTGCATTTCAGGAGACGAGGTCGATGTTGATCTCCTCAGGAGCAGGATGGATCGAATCAACATTGTGGAAGGGCATTACTCGCATCTGCTAGACTGCGATGCGGTTATAATACTGACTGCACCGGAGGCCACAATCAGGAAAAGGCTTACAGAGAGGGGATACAGCGAGGCGAAAATTGATGACAATATAGAATCCATGCTTGCGGGTACCATTTATTACGAGGCACTGGACAGGATGCCTGCAAGCCGGATATTCATCATAGACACCGGTTCAGCAGATGAGAATTCCGTTCTTACCGAGGCTGAAAGGATAATTTCTCAGATGAAGGCAAATAATAAATCTTGATTACGGTTTATAGGTCATGGTCGTCGACTCCATGCGTGCAAAGGTTGATCCCATGCTTCTTCCTCTTGCAATGAAGTTTTCAAGGTTCAGCCCGGACTTCATTTCGTACTTGGCCATAATCTTTGCAGCACTCACCGGGATATTCTACTTTCTCTCCACTCCCTACTTCCTCCTTGGTGCTTTCATATCGCTTGTCCTCTCCTCACTTTTCGATGCGCTTGACGGAAGGGTCGCCAGACTTCGAAAAATTTCGTCTAAAAGAGGCGACCTGCTTGATCATGTCTTTGACAGGTATGCGGACATTTTCATTATCCTGGGAATAACTTTCTCCATATACGGTAATGTTGCCCTCGGACTTGCTGCAATAGTGGGTGTTATGCTGACCAGTTATATGGGTACCCAGTCACAGGCACTTGGACTGAAGAGAAACTACTCCGGCATACTTGGCAGGGGCGACAGGCTGGTGTTCATGCTGGTTGCGATAATTCTCCAGATAATAATCACCGGTTCTGTATACGTCTCCGGGTTGAGGCTTGACGTATCAACTGTGCTGCTCATCTGGTTTGCCATCGGCGGAAACATAACCGCGGTGATGAGATTTCTCGATTCCTACCGGTCACTTTCCTGAATTGGACGCCATAACCAAGTCAACGAACTCATTCTCAAGTTCTGTAGCCGTTTTCAGCTTCTTTGATTGCGCATAAACACGCACAATAGGCTCAGTTCCCGAGGGCCTTATCAAAACCCATCCATTATCCCTGACTATTTTTATGCCGTCCATAAGGTCTGTGACTTCATGATCGAGTTTCTCAAGCAGAAGCGTCCTGATTTCTTTCCACGGTATTTCAAGTTCCACGCTCTTCTTGACGAGAAAGTATTGCGGGATATCCTTGATCAGTTCTGAAGGGTGTTTTCCGGTCCTGGCCATAAGCTCGAGGAAAAGAGCAACCGTCATGGCACCATCCCTGCAGTACTGGTGTGCGCCAAATATGATACCACCGTTCTCCTCCCCGCCGATTCTCGCATGATTCTCAATCATAGTCCTCGATACAATGGGAGCCCCAACCCGTGTTCTTAAGAGCTTTGCTCCAGCTTCAGCACATACGTCTGTTATGGAATCTGAACTGCTGATGGGAGTGACCACTATATCTCCCTTTCTGGCAACATTCTTCGTAATAAGGGCAAGCGTCTTGTCACCATCAATGAATTCACCATATTCGTCAATCACAACAGTCCTGTCGGCGTCTCCATCGTGAGCAAAGCCGGCAACGAAACCGCCCGACTTCATCAGTGAAGTGATCGAACCAAGGTTCTCCGGCTTGGGCTCTGACGGCCTGGCGCTGAATGTGCCGTCAGGGTTTGCATTGAGCGTAACTACAGAGCAGCCAAGCCTTCTCAGAAGCTCGGGAGTGCTGCGGAATGATGCCCCGTTTCCGGTATCCACGGCGACCCTGTAATGCTTCTCCCGTATGAGTTTGGAGTCTACCATTGACATGACGCCCTGTATATACTCTTCAACCGCACTGGAATAATTACTGTAAGTGCCGATCGACTGCCACTCAGCATCCTTGAATTCCTCGTTGTAAAATGTCCTCTCTATGTTCTCTTCCTCTGAACGGGGCATTTCTGTGCCGTCCTTGTGTATGCATTTTATTCCGTTGAACTGGGGTGGGTTGTGTGAAGCTGTTATCACCACACCGAATTTCTCATTCCTCTTGCAGAAGTATTGAATTGCAGGTGTGGGGAGTATCCCCAGGTCAACGACTTTTGTGCCGGTGGACATTATTCCTGCAGCCACTGCCGCGACGATCATGTCTCCACTGATCCTCGTATCCTTTCCCATCACAATCTCCTCTGCATTGAGGTAGGAGCCTATTGCCTTACCCACGTTCTCACAAAATTCAACATTAAGATCCCTGTTTGGAATGCCACGAATGCCATTTGT is a window from the Thermoplasmatales archaeon genome containing:
- the tiaS gene encoding tRNA(Ile2) 2-agmatinylcytidine synthetase TiaS — its product is MFLAFDDTDSRKGMCTTYLMARFLSQTGYSIVGFPKLVRLNPNIRHKTRGNGALCVQLGINGSGKSTRIGEFNGNPIYSYDTAEKISDPDVLMKDVIDLVNQYAQTWEEDTNPGIVIMEHRPPEGLYRKALAREIEIGDVEEVLRNESAVFYKIKNGRGIIGSAAAISWPMQSVTYECISYRYPNYSPLGHERKMEIAEYADSFPHSFNNIDRENDYAAIFPRERTPVIYGIRSEVPDGLLDFSDHLDSSFNLRPEGKVVYATNQGTDDHIVRDPADIDELGSYSIEGSVTENPSVIEGGHYFSSMRYGTSEIRMAAFEPTKSFRRVFSLLRVGDLIRVYGSFVDNALHVEKMQVIALSRQFVRVLPDCPYCGSHMHTKGKDDFRCTECGTKVRYPDYAEQKRELSPGLYDVPVMARRHLSKPFDIEYQKEVLQ
- a CDS encoding putative kinase; its protein translation is MICISGIPGTGKSTLCRKLNEIGIKCISANDEAARLDCISGDEVDVDLLRSRMDRINIVEGHYSHLLDCDAVIILTAPEATIRKRLTERGYSEAKIDDNIESMLAGTIYYEALDRMPASRIFIIDTGSADENSVLTEAERIISQMKANNKS
- a CDS encoding Putative transposon-encoded protein, with product MDNHVTMVRKLELETGILILSEDEIEGFLERTVTPIEMSGKADNPRRYIGRRVYVIITKNEGPSGRTEKRNSVPHSSFHADSRG
- a CDS encoding CDP-alcohol phosphatidyltransferase; protein product: MVVDSMRAKVDPMLLPLAMKFSRFSPDFISYLAIIFAALTGIFYFLSTPYFLLGAFISLVLSSLFDALDGRVARLRKISSKRGDLLDHVFDRYADIFIILGITFSIYGNVALGLAAIVGVMLTSYMGTQSQALGLKRNYSGILGRGDRLVFMLVAIILQIIITGSVYVSGLRLDVSTVLLIWFAIGGNITAVMRFLDSYRSLS
- the glmM gene encoding putative phosphoglucosamine mutase → MSDSEDKPRLFGTNGIRGIPNRDLNVEFCENVGKAIGSYLNAEEIVMGKDTRISGDMIVAAVAAGIMSTGTKVVDLGILPTPAIQYFCKRNEKFGVVITASHNPPQFNGIKCIHKDGTEMPRSEEENIERTFYNEEFKDAEWQSIGTYSNYSSAVEEYIQGVMSMVDSKLIREKHYRVAVDTGNGASFRSTPELLRRLGCSVVTLNANPDGTFSARPSEPKPENLGSITSLMKSGGFVAGFAHDGDADRTVVIDEYGEFIDGDKTLALITKNVARKGDIVVTPISSSDSITDVCAEAGAKLLRTRVGAPIVSRTMIENHARIGGEENGGIIFGAHQYCRDGAMTVALFLELMARTGKHPSELIKDIPQYFLVKKSVELEIPWKEIRTLLLEKLDHEVTDLMDGIKIVRDNGWVLIRPSGTEPIVRVYAQSKKLKTATELENEFVDLVMASNSGK
- the uppS_1 gene encoding Tritrans,polycis-undecaprenyl-diphosphate synthase (GGDP specific) codes for the protein MGITSRVGDFVGQIIERTLMEEISRSSVPNHLGIITDGNRRYAMALGISTDEGHVAGKNKLEDVLDWCREIGIKVVTVYAFSTENFRRDKNEVSFLFQLINQSLIDLMNDDRVKRYHIGVKVIGEKINLPDFLVKTIGEVEAATSSNRDFLLNLAIGYGGREEIINAVRRILTDGIKGKLGPLDITEAKFREYLYDGSTPDPDLILRTSGEERVSNFLIWQSAYSELYFTDVYWPEFRKVDFLKAIKSYQMRKRRFGE
- the serS_1 gene encoding Serine--tRNA ligase yields the protein MIDVKLLRENPQMFYDSCRKRFFDTSILDRFFALDQSWRDMLKEINDLKHEKNQLTEAISRGVKGKLDVESEKSRVKGLNVTISELEAKQKEISEERDGVLRLIPNLLYRDVPVCRGDENNALVKYVGHARVYRDDVGTFLRDSGNSSDYEVIESKPASHVDMIRDLDLVDLDRAGKISGARFFFIKNRLFKIEQALINYATDFLAERGFTVLEPPLMINYESMAGATDIETFKDSLYKIEGEDLYLIATSEHAIAAMLKDEILGEDELPSRVAGASQCFRREAGAHGKDTKGIFRVHQFNKVEQFIFCKPEDSWDYFAEILANSEKIYQNLGIPYRVVNVCSGELGYLAEKKYDMEAWFPSQGKFREIVSISNDTDYQARSLGIKYRTKDGNRYVNTLNGTAIATKRILVAIMENFQYDDGKAFKVPDALVPYTGFDSVSNQA